The genomic interval ACCTTTTGAACAACTCTGTTATAATTTGTTTGAGAAAAACCAAGACCTCCATATTCCTTTGGAACTTTCATAGCAAATGCGCCTAAGCGCCCAAGCTCCTTGATGACCTTTTCTGGAATTGTTCTCGTTGCATCCACTTCCTCAGGGTCTAAATTCTCCATCAAAAAAGGCATAAGTTCTGCGATATAATCATCACCTATTTTACGATCTTCCACAGTTTGTTCTGGAAAAGGAAAAATGATTTTAGGCTTAAAATCACCCATAAGAAGCTGTCCTGCGAAGCTTTCTCTTCTTGCCTCACGGTCTCTTGCAGATTCTGTTATCTCTAGAGCTTCTCTTTTTTCTTTGCTCGCTGATTTTTCAAATAATGCCTCATCAGCACCCTCTGTCTCTTGCGTATCTGGCATACACCCTCTCTAATTCGAAAAAAAATATTTCTTTGCTTATGCCTATATATGAATATTGAAACAATCGTTGTAAAGGTATTTTGAAAAAATAAAATGAGAATCACTTAAGGTGGGCGACCGTCTCCAACATGAGACAAGGACGCATAGCAAAAAAAAACAGAGTCATCGCTTATGTTCTTGCACCGCTTTTCAAATTGTTTTTCTACTGCCTTCCTCATGTAATAAAGTTTTTTAATCCTTTAGATTTTCGCTCTCTAAATTTTTTGCAATGCATTTATAAAGCCACTGATGAAAAACTTCTTCTTTTTGAATAAATTTCATTTGCGCAAGCAGGTAATGAACCTGTTAACGAAAAAGCAAAAAATCTAGTGGAGTGCGGTAGCAAAGATGATGATGTAGGAAACAAAAAGAATGGCTCTAGGGATGATTTCAAAAGCGCTTAGAGGAGAAACAGTGGATAATTTCTTTTCTTAAAATTTACTTACTAAGCTATGATAAAGAAAAACTACAAGTAAGCTACAGGCAAAATTTATGAAAGAGTCTATTTTTTCGTCATCTTTACGTTCCCTCCTGGCCTCATTTTTTTGTGTTCTTGGCATTTTCTTAGCTTTTATTCCCGTTATTTTATTTTTTAACCTAATCGAATCAGATGATGATGCCATATCTACCGAATACTCCGTTAAAATCCTCCCAAACGCTGAAGGTCTACGAAAAAAAGAAGGAAAAACTGTGCCTGTCATTTTGCAAATTAATGTGCATGGGGTCATTGGAACAGATAACCTTACAGAAAACCATATGCGCGAACTCCTTGTAGAGTCAAGAGAAGGCACTTTAAAAGAAGGCCGTGTTAAAGCGATTCTCCTCCATTGCAACACGCCTGGAGGCGGAATGGTAGATGCTGATGGAATTTATAGAGCCCTCAAAGAATACAAAGAGCGGTATAAAGTTCCTGTTTTTGCTTACGTTGATGGCTTATTGGCCTCTGGGGGTATGTATGTTGCTGCAGCGGCAGATGAAATCCATACAAATGATATCAGCTTAATTGGAAGCATTGGTGTCATTACAACCGGCATTTTCAATGTTTCTAACTTAATGGATAAAATAGGTGTAGAGTCTCTAACACTTTACGCTGGTAAAGGGAAGGATGATCTTAACCCATTCCGCCCCTGGAAGGCTGGGGAATCGGATAATTATCGTTCAATTATTGATTACTACTATCAAAGCTTTGTCGACCTTATCGTTTCTAGTCGTCCTAGATTAAATAGAAACCTTCTTGTTGATAAACTAGGAGCCGATATATTTCCTGCAGAACAAGCATTAGAATATGGCCTTGTCGACGTTGTTCATGCTAATCGAGATTCCACACTTAAAAAACTTCTGACTAAAATTGGAATAGAAGATAGTAACTACCAAGTTGTTGAACTAAGTAGCGGCAATTGGATCAGCCATCTGTTTAGATCAGAAAACTCTTTGCTTAAGGGAACGTTAAAACATCAAATCTCTTTAAATAATGAACTACCCGCAGCACTCTCTAACCAGCCTCTTTACCTTTATCGCCCATGAAGACTTTATACATTCTAGACGCAGCAGGATATATCTACAGATCCTACTTTGCCATTCGTAATATGACCAATTCAAAGGGCGAATCGACAAACGCCCTTTTTGGTTTTATCCGCTCCCTTTTAAAACTTTTTAAGGATTTTCATCCAGATCACCTTATCGCTGTTTTCGATGGGCCTCATAACACGCAAAAGCGCTCGTTAATTTATAAAAATTACAAGGCACATCGTGCTAAAATGCCTCCTGACCTTTTGCATCAAATCGAATGGGCAAAAAAATTCTGCAACTTGATGGGCATTGCACAGCTCTCTGTTCCAGGTGTCGAAGCAGATGATACAATGGGCAGCATTGCACTCTGGGCCGAACAGCAAAATGCCAAAGTCTTTCTTTGTACAAGCGACAAAGACATGGCGCAGCTAGTCAACGAAAATATTGCTCTGTTAAACACACATAAAGACAACTTGGTTTTAGGACCTAAAGAGGTTCAAGAAACTTACGGTGTCCCTCCCCACTTAATTGGTGATTTCCTTTCCATGACTGGGGACAGCTCCGATAATATTCCAGGTATCGCAGGCTTTGGGCCAAAAACAGCTTCAGACCTCCTGTTAAAGTATGGTTCTCTAAACTATATCCTTGACCATCCTGAGATTTTGCCAAATAAAAAAAAACAGGATCTCTTAATCCAAGAAAGGGAAAATGCAAAACTAAGTCAGCAGCTCGTCGCCATTGATATTTCTGTGGATTTTCCAAAAGAGGCCCTCTTTTTTACGGTCAAACCCAAAGACAAAGCCGCTTTAAAAGAGCTATTTACTGAGATGAATTTTAGCAGTCTGATTCGAGAAATGGATGGGCTTGTCGAAGAAGGCCAAGCTGAGGAAGTGAACCACTACCATTTGATCGAAACAGAAGAGAGTTTAAAAGAACTTACTGCTTACTTAAGCAAGCAAAAAGAAGTAGCTTTTAGCCTCTTTAGAACAGATTTAAGACCTTTGCAAGCAAAAATCGTTGGGATAAGCTTCGGAGCTTGCCCTCATCAGGCTTGGTATGTGCCTTTTAATGGTCCCATTTCCGAGCAAGTTCTTAAAAACGAGATGAAAAAACTATTCAGCCATCCAAATGTGGGCTTTTTTGGACATAATATTAAATACGATCTTCATGCCCTAGCTTCTGCCGGTATTGCTGTCAAAAATATCACGTTCGATACTATGCTCGCCTCTTACCTTCTCAGCTCCCATATTCGTCAACATTCCCTAGACCAGCTTGTGATGGATCATTTTGGAAAAATAAAGGCACAAATAGCGACTTTGCTTGGTAAAGGGAAAAAACAGCAAAGCATTTGGGATGCCGCCCCCCTGCAAATCCACCAATTTTGCTGTGAAGAAGTCGATTACATTTACCGCTTAAAAAGTATCTTGGAGACCCAATTAACGGAACGTCATCTGCAAAAACTCTACCGAGAACTTGAGTTACCCCTCCTAGGAGTTCTTGAGAAAATGGAACGTCGAGGGATTTTTTTAGATATCCCTAAACTACAAGAATTTTCTCTTCAGTTAAACGTGGATCTGAAAAAACTCTCCAATGAAATTTTTGAGCTTGCTGGGGAGGAATTTAACCTTAATTCCCCAAAGCAACTTTCTGCAATTCTCTTTGATAAGCTGCAAATTAGAGCCCCTAAGAAAACAGCCACCGGACTTTCCACCAATTCTGAAGTGTTAGAATTTTTAAAGGAGCAATACCCCATTGCTGGAAAAATTCAAGAATACCGTGTTCTTGAAAAATTGCGTTCTACCTATGTGGACTCACTCCCACAGGAAGTCAACCCGACAACAAAGCGTATTCATCCCACTTTTAATCAGTTTGTAGCTGCAACAGGACGTCTCTCTTGCCAAGATCCCAATTTGCAAAACATTCCAGTACGAACCGAAATCGGACGCAAAATTAGAGAAGCCTTCCGCCCCGAACTTCAAGGCTGGAGCTTTTTAGCAGCAGATTATTCGCAAATTGAATTGCGCCTGCTTGCCCACTTAAGTGAAGACCGAGTACTGATCCAAGCGTTTAATAATAACGAAGACATTCATGCTCATACTGCAGCTACTATCTTTAACCTACCTCTTAAAGAGGTGACCAAGGAAGCTCGCTACAAAGCGAAAGCTGTAAACTTTGGTATTATTTACGGCCAACAAGCTTTTGGGCTTTCGCAAGAAGTGGGGGTCGATGTCCAAGAAGCGGCTCATTTTATTGAAAAGTACTTTGAACGCTACCCAAAGGTAAAGGCATTTTTAGAATCCTGCAAGGACCGCGCCCGTTTGACAGGAAAAGCTGTAACTATGACAGGACGGGAAAGAGCGATTCCGGAGATTAACAGTAAAAATATCATGATCCGCAACGCTGCAGAAAGGCTTGCAATCAATACGCCTTTTCAAGGAACAGCTGCCGACATCATTAAAATGGCTATGCTAAAAGTAGATAAAGCGATTGAAGAAAATCATTTAAAAGGTTATATGATTTTGCAGATCCATGATGAGTTAATCTTTGAAGTGCCTGATGAAGAGATTCCTCTCTTCAAGTCTTTGGTGCGCGATGCCATGCAAAATGTCTTGAAGCTTAATGTTCCTCTGACTGTTGATATCGCGCTTGGCAAAAATTGGAAAGAATGTTAAATTTATTAAAAGTAGCCGTCACTGGAGGCCTTTCCTCTGGCAAATCAACAGTTTGTCAAATCTTTAGAGGACTAGGTGCTCATGTAGTCAGTGCCGACGAGATCGTTCATCAACTTTTGTCTCCAGATACATGTTTTGGCCAAGAAGTCATTAAATTGCTTGGAGTAGAAATTGTCATCGACAAGATGATTGATCGTAAATCAATTGCTAATAAGGTATTCAAAAATCCTCAACTGTTACATCAAATTGAAAAAATTCTCCACCCAGCCGTATTTACTGAAATGAAAAAAGGATACCAAAGTGCGAAGGCTTCTTCTAGTCCTCTTTTTGTGGCTGAAGTTCCCTTGCTTATTGAAGCGCATCAGGATTCTTGGTTTGATGTCGTCATCGCTGTGCTTGCCAATGAAGAAACATCTCGCAAGCGCTTCGTGGAGTCCACCGGTTTTTCTGAAGAAGAGTATCGCTTGAGAATGAGTCGGCAGTTAACGCCTTCTCAAAAAGCCGAGAAAGCTCATTACATAATTTTTAATGATGGGGACTTTACAACACTTGAAAACCAAGTCCACCATCTCTATCACAATTTAACCCAATCTTAGGAGTCGCATTCTGAATGAATCCAGAAGATACACTACAAGAAAAATCGCCCGTTGACCATGCTGGCACGCGCGAATACGATCTAAAAAATGGAGATTATGAGCAGGGAGATCAGCTTTACGCCCCCCCTTCTGGTGAAACCATAAAAATCGCTGAAATCCAGCGCATGAACATTGATCAACTTAACCAGTTTGGCAGAAAGATCGGCTTAAAGCATCTGGGTTCTTTGACAAAATCACAAATGGTTTTCGAAATCGTTAAAGCTCTTTCTGAAAATCCGACGGAAATATTATATGGCGAAGGAGTCTTAGAAGTTCTGCCTGATGGATTTGGTTTCTTGCGCTCCCCTAACTATAATTATCTGCCTTCTCCTGAAGATATCTACATTTCTCCTGCTCAGATTCGCCGCTTCGACCTTAAGAAGGGTGATACCGTTAGTGGAACAATTCGCCCCCCTAAAGACAAGGAAAAATACTTTGCTCTTTTGAAAGTGGATACAATTAATGGCACATCCCCAGAAAAGGCGCGTGAAAGAATTTTATTTGAAAACTTGACGCCTTTATATCCAAGCGAAAGAATTGTTATGGAGACAACGAAAGATAAACTTTCGATGCGCGTTTTAGATTTAACAGCTCCTATCGGTAAAGGGCAAAGAGGTCTTATTGTCGCTCCTCCCCGATCTGGTAAAACAATTCTTTTACAGAGCATTGCTAACTCTATTGCACACAACAATCCAGAGGTCACTCTAATTGTTTTATTGATTGACGAGCGTCCAGAGGAAGTGACTGACATGCAGCGTATTGTTAAAGGTGAAGTCATATCTTCAACTTTTGATGAGCCACCAGAAAGGCACGTCCAAGTCGCAGAAATGGCCATCGAAAAAGCACGCCGTCTTGTGGAGCATCAGCACGATGTAGTCATCCTTCTGGATTCAATTACCCGTTTAGCTCGCGCTTACAACACCATACAGCCCCATTCAGGTAAAATTTTAACTGGTGGTATGGATGCAAACGCGCTTCACAAACCAAAAAGGTTTTTTGGAGCAGCAAGAAACATCGAACAAGGTGGATCTTTAACCATTATTGCAACAGCACTAATTGAGACTGGTTCACGTATGGATGAAGTGATCTTTGAGGAGTTCAAGGGTACTGGCAACATGGAACTTGTCCTCGACAGACGCCTTGCTGATCGACGCGTATATCCTGCCATCGACCTTATTAAGAGTGGCACTCGTAAAGAAGAGCTGCTTTATCATACAAATGAACTTGAAAAAGTCTATCTATTCCGTCAAGCTGTCGCTGATCTATCGCCTATTGATGCGATGAATCTTCTTCTAGGCAGACTGAAGAAAACCAGTAGCAATGTGGAATTTCTTCTTTCAATGAAGGACTAATTTTTTTCAGGAGTTAAGCCTGAAAAAGGCTTAACTCCACCTTGTCAACCTTATTTTTTGCCCCCTGACATACCCATAAAAGAATAAACGCAATGGCGTTTTTGGCCTACAACCTCTTTAAAGCTAGCTAAGAAGCTATCAGATTGCTTTTTTCTTGAAATCATTCTTGTAATTGTTGAGAATACTAATTTTAAACAGCAAAATTATTAGAGCTTATGCGACGGCTTCTTTTCTACACAATTCTTGTTTTTTTGATGGGCTTTACCCTTTATTGGCTCAGTGACAATGATTTGCTACAACCACTTAAAAACTATGTTGAGAACCAAGATGTACTGACTTTAGAAGCTCGCTATAGTCCAGAAGCTATTATGGAAGAGCATAAAAAAGAACTGCTAAGCAATCACCAAAAATCCTACCAAGATTCTCAGCTAAAATACTACCCTCACCTTTTAATGGAAGTGAAATTTGTCGACAACAAAAAACCAAGAGAGGGTGTGATTCTTTGGAGCCAAACAGATGGTGAAATGGTCATCAATACAGAATCATGGGAAAAGACACATGGTTTCGAAGATGCCATTAATGCTAATGCTACAGCCTCAGACTTTAAAGTTATGAATTTAATTGCCGAAAAAGGCCCTTTATCAAGGGAAAGACTTCAGAAAGAGTTAAATATCGATGAAGAAAGCTTGAATTCTTACCTAGATAGTGCTCTTAAAAAGCATCTCACGGTACTTAAAGGCAATGAAATCCAGCTTCATATGGAGAATCCCAAATTTCTCGTTGCTCCTCAAACCAAAATGACGCAGTGGTTAGTCACAAAGCCTTTTTCTCAAGGCAAGAAAGTTTCTCCAATCTACAGCCAATCCAAAATTGAAAAGGTGGCTAAAGCTGCCTTTGGTAGTAGTTTTTCCATTAAAAGTACAAAAGAGATTTTTCTACCTGTCTATAGCATCTCTGTTTTGAATGGCGATGGTTCTATTCTCAACAGCGATTGGAATGCCATAAATGGATCGCGCATCCAACCCAGCTATAAGTATCAAGCCAGTTAGACAAGCTTGCAGCTAGATTAGCTATTCAGCAGCCAACCTTCGCAGGACTTAAAAAAATCACTCTTATTCGCCAATATCAATAAGATCCCCTTACAAAGAGATTGAGCGTTAAAAAAAACTCATTTTCATCAAAAGCCCTCCCAACTATTCTCAAGGGAAGTATTTTACTAAGCAAAAAATTTTTACGAAAATAAATTGCTCAGCTACTCTTTTTCACTCTTCCTAA from Chlamydiales bacterium STE3 carries:
- a CDS encoding putative signal peptide peptidase SppA (Product derived from UniProtKB/Swiss-Prot:O34525;Gene name derived from UniProtKB/Swiss-Prot:O34525;EC number derived from UniProtKB/Swiss-Prot:O34525), which encodes MKESIFSSSLRSLLASFFCVLGIFLAFIPVILFFNLIESDDDAISTEYSVKILPNAEGLRKKEGKTVPVILQINVHGVIGTDNLTENHMRELLVESREGTLKEGRVKAILLHCNTPGGGMVDADGIYRALKEYKERYKVPVFAYVDGLLASGGMYVAAAADEIHTNDISLIGSIGVITTGIFNVSNLMDKIGVESLTLYAGKGKDDLNPFRPWKAGESDNYRSIIDYYYQSFVDLIVSSRPRLNRNLLVDKLGADIFPAEQALEYGLVDVVHANRDSTLKKLLTKIGIEDSNYQVVELSSGNWISHLFRSENSLLKGTLKHQISLNNELPAALSNQPLYLYRP
- a CDS encoding DNA polymerase I (Product derived from UniProtKB/Swiss-Prot:P43741;Gene name derived from UniProtKB/Swiss-Prot:P43741;EC number derived from UniProtKB/Swiss-Prot:P43741), with translation MKTLYILDAAGYIYRSYFAIRNMTNSKGESTNALFGFIRSLLKLFKDFHPDHLIAVFDGPHNTQKRSLIYKNYKAHRAKMPPDLLHQIEWAKKFCNLMGIAQLSVPGVEADDTMGSIALWAEQQNAKVFLCTSDKDMAQLVNENIALLNTHKDNLVLGPKEVQETYGVPPHLIGDFLSMTGDSSDNIPGIAGFGPKTASDLLLKYGSLNYILDHPEILPNKKKQDLLIQERENAKLSQQLVAIDISVDFPKEALFFTVKPKDKAALKELFTEMNFSSLIREMDGLVEEGQAEEVNHYHLIETEESLKELTAYLSKQKEVAFSLFRTDLRPLQAKIVGISFGACPHQAWYVPFNGPISEQVLKNEMKKLFSHPNVGFFGHNIKYDLHALASAGIAVKNITFDTMLASYLLSSHIRQHSLDQLVMDHFGKIKAQIATLLGKGKKQQSIWDAAPLQIHQFCCEEVDYIYRLKSILETQLTERHLQKLYRELELPLLGVLEKMERRGIFLDIPKLQEFSLQLNVDLKKLSNEIFELAGEEFNLNSPKQLSAILFDKLQIRAPKKTATGLSTNSEVLEFLKEQYPIAGKIQEYRVLEKLRSTYVDSLPQEVNPTTKRIHPTFNQFVAATGRLSCQDPNLQNIPVRTEIGRKIREAFRPELQGWSFLAADYSQIELRLLAHLSEDRVLIQAFNNNEDIHAHTAATIFNLPLKEVTKEARYKAKAVNFGIIYGQQAFGLSQEVGVDVQEAAHFIEKYFERYPKVKAFLESCKDRARLTGKAVTMTGRERAIPEINSKNIMIRNAAERLAINTPFQGTAADIIKMAMLKVDKAIEENHLKGYMILQIHDELIFEVPDEEIPLFKSLVRDAMQNVLKLNVPLTVDIALGKNWKEC
- a CDS encoding Dephospho-CoA kinase (Product derived from UniProtKB/Swiss-Prot:Q6MEQ3;Gene name derived from UniProtKB/Swiss-Prot:Q6MEQ3;EC number derived from UniProtKB/Swiss-Prot:Q6MEQ3); translation: MERMLNLLKVAVTGGLSSGKSTVCQIFRGLGAHVVSADEIVHQLLSPDTCFGQEVIKLLGVEIVIDKMIDRKSIANKVFKNPQLLHQIEKILHPAVFTEMKKGYQSAKASSSPLFVAEVPLLIEAHQDSWFDVVIAVLANEETSRKRFVESTGFSEEEYRLRMSRQLTPSQKAEKAHYIIFNDGDFTTLENQVHHLYHNLTQS
- a CDS encoding Transcription termination factor Rho (Product derived from UniProtKB/Swiss-Prot:O51891;Gene name derived from UniProtKB/Swiss-Prot:O51891;EC number derived from UniProtKB/Swiss-Prot:O51891) → MNPEDTLQEKSPVDHAGTREYDLKNGDYEQGDQLYAPPSGETIKIAEIQRMNIDQLNQFGRKIGLKHLGSLTKSQMVFEIVKALSENPTEILYGEGVLEVLPDGFGFLRSPNYNYLPSPEDIYISPAQIRRFDLKKGDTVSGTIRPPKDKEKYFALLKVDTINGTSPEKARERILFENLTPLYPSERIVMETTKDKLSMRVLDLTAPIGKGQRGLIVAPPRSGKTILLQSIANSIAHNNPEVTLIVLLIDERPEEVTDMQRIVKGEVISSTFDEPPERHVQVAEMAIEKARRLVEHQHDVVILLDSITRLARAYNTIQPHSGKILTGGMDANALHKPKRFFGAARNIEQGGSLTIIATALIETGSRMDEVIFEEFKGTGNMELVLDRRLADRRVYPAIDLIKSGTRKEELLYHTNELEKVYLFRQAVADLSPIDAMNLLLGRLKKTSSNVEFLLSMKD
- a CDS encoding Uncharacterized protein (Product derived from UniProtKB/Trembl:D6YSE8) → MRRLLFYTILVFLMGFTLYWLSDNDLLQPLKNYVENQDVLTLEARYSPEAIMEEHKKELLSNHQKSYQDSQLKYYPHLLMEVKFVDNKKPREGVILWSQTDGEMVINTESWEKTHGFEDAINANATASDFKVMNLIAEKGPLSRERLQKELNIDEESLNSYLDSALKKHLTVLKGNEIQLHMENPKFLVAPQTKMTQWLVTKPFSQGKKVSPIYSQSKIEKVAKAAFGSSFSIKSTKEIFLPVYSISVLNGDGSILNSDWNAINGSRIQPSYKYQAS